CCCTTCGGGCAGCCTGCGGCTGTCTGTCTCGCTTCGCTTGGCTCCTGAATCCTGAGTCCAGTGAGTATTTGCGGCTGAATCGCTGGCGTGATAGTCTTTCAACATGAGCTTAACCTTGAATCCACCAGAGAAAAAGCGGCCTGTATTGCACCAGCGCATCGATGAATTGCCCGATGAGGATCTCGATCTCGTGGAGCGTATGCTGGCGCGATTGGAAATGGACCGGCTGTGGCGACAGGTGCAGGATGGCTTCACCCAAGACTGGGCTGCTGGCAGATACGAGCGACTGGATGAGATCATCCAAGAGGTGCGGACTGAACTACGACAGCGTGCCGCATGACTGCCGTGGTCGATACCAACGTGGTGCTACAGGCACTCAACCAACGGCACCCTTTTGCAGTCATTTTGCATGCATGGTATGCTGGGCGCTTCATCTGGGCGTTCTCGACGGATATCCTGATGGAATATCAAGAAGTGGTCATCCGCCAGTCTGGTACGGCTCGCTGGCAGGTTTTGGAGCGCCTACTCGATCTGGCTTCCGTCCACCGTGGCAACACTCGACTTGTCTCTCCCAGTTTTTTCTTCCGCACCATCTCCGCTGACCGCGACGACGATAAATTCGCCGACTGCGCCATCGCGGCGGAGGCGGACTGCATCATCACGGCTGACCATCATTTTGACGTGCTCATCGGTTCGGGCTACAAACCGCAGCCGTTGACGCCGGAAGAATTCATCCGCCAAATCAGGAATCAAAAATCAGAAATCTAAAATTCTCATGTGGACCCCCATCAAAACCTTCACGGACATTAAGCTGGAAAAAACCAGCGACGGCATCGCCAAGATCACGATCAATCGGCCGGAGGTGCGGAATGCTTTTCGCCCGCTGACGGTGCGGGAGTTGCTGGAGGCTTTTGACATCGTGCATGAGGATCGGGACGTGGGTGTCATTATCCTCTGTGGAGAGGGGCCGCTGGCGTTTTGCAGCGGCGGGGATCAGAAGGTGCGTGGGGAAGCTGGCTACGTGGGTGATGATGGCGTGCCGCGGCTGAACATCCTGGATGTGCAGCGGAAGATCCGTACGCTGCCGAAGCCAGTGGTGGCGATGGTCGCGGGCTACGCCATCGGCGGTGGACATGTGCTGCATGTGGTGTGCGATCTGTCCATCGCGGCGGATAACGCGAAATTTGGCCAAACAGGGCCGAAAGTGGGCAGTTTTGATGGCGGACTCGGCAGCAGCTATCTCGCCCGCATTGTGGGCCAAAAGAAGGCCCGCGAAATCTGGTACCTCTGCCGCCAATACGATGCGCAGCAGGCGCTGGACATGGGCCTGGTCAATAAAGTCGTCCCGCTGGCCGAACTTGAGTCCGAAACGCTGCAATGGTGCCGCGAGATGCTCCAGCACAGCCCCATGGCGCTGCGCTGCCTGAAAGCCTGCCTGAATGCCGATTGCGATGGTCAGATGGGGCTGCTCGATCTGGCCGGGAATGCCACGCTGCTTTACTACATGAGCGAAGAGGCCCAGGAGGGAAAAAAGGCCTTCGTGGAGAAGCGGAAGCCGGATTTCTCGAAATTTCCGAGGTATCCTTGAGGTGGCTACCTGGGCAAAGAGGATCATTAAGTGACACTTTGAGTAATATACTCAATGAGTAACATGCAGGCTGATTCGCGGCCTGAATCATTGACAAGTGACGTATTGGGTATATTATCACGAATGCCAGTTATTTATCCAAATCCCACGCTGCCGCCGGTTTTGCCGCCTTTTGTGAACCGGCAGGAGGAGCTGGGCATCCTGGATGCCTTCACGGAGCGGCGTGGCTCGCAGTTCATCGTCGTCTATGGGCGGCGGCGTATCGGGAAAACGGCGTTGCTCATGCACTGGCTGGGCGGCAGGCCGGAGCGGCGATTGCGCGGCTTTTACTGGGTGGCGCACCGCAGCACGCCGGAGATTTTGCTGCGTGGCTTTTCGGAGGCGCTGGCCGCCTGCACGGGCGTGGCGGGAAAGCTGAGTTTTGCGAGCTGGGAGGAGGCGCTGGGGCAGATGTTCGCCCTGGCGAGGGAGGAGCCGCTGGTGGCGTGCATCGACGAGTTTCCGTATCTTTTGGAGAGCGTGCCCGGTCTGGCCTCGCTGGTGCAAAAAGTGTGGGACCAGCAAAAAGCCGGCTCGCAGCTCCGCCTGGTGCTCAGCGGCTCGCAGTATCACATGATGCACGAGCAGTTCTTCACGCCGCGCCAGCCGCTGTATGGCCGTGCCACGGCCTCGCTGCTGCTGCAGGAGGTGGCGGCGGCGCATCTGCCGCTGTTTTTGCCAAACTACAGCCCGGTGCAGATCGTGGAGACCTTCAGCGTGCTCGGCGGTGTGCCGAAGTACCTCGAAATGTGGGACGACAGCGTGCCGGTGCAGGAAAACATCCGCGAGCTGCTGCTCTCTCCCTCCACGCTGTTCCGGCATGAGGCGCTGTTTTTGATCCAGGATGAAATCAGCGAGCCACGCACCTACCTGGCCATCCTGGAGGCCATCGGCGGCGGTCTGCGCACGCCGGTGATGATCAGCAAATTCACCGGGCTAGCGATCACGCATGTGGGCAAGTATCTGCACACGCTGCTCGCTCTGCGCCTAGTGCGCCGCGTGCAGTCGGCGGAGGCACCACGGGCCGGACAGACACGCCTGAGCCGCTACGAGATCTGCGATCCGTTTTTGCGCTTCCACTTTGAGTTCATCCACCCGCACACCGGGCTGGTGGAGCGGAACATGATCACGGAGCACATGGCGCTCATCACGCCGCGTCTGGAGTCCTACGTGGGAAAAACGGGCTACGAAGAGCTGGCCCGCCGCCATGTGGAAAAGCAGACCGCGCAGGCGCAGATGCCGTTCCAGCCGGACACCATTGGTCGTGCGTGGACGCCGCGCTGTGAGGTGGATGTCTTTGCGCTGAACCGCCATGACGAGGCGGCGCTCTTCGGCGAATGCCGCTGGACCACGCGGAAGATGGATGTGCCGGTGCTGACGGAGTTGCGGGCCAAAGCGGACGACTTTCCGCGCCTGAAAAAGTGGAAGAAGCACTTCATCCTCTTCTGCCGTGCGGGTTTCACCGCAGAGCTCACGCGACAGGCGGAAAAAGACGGCGTGACACTCGTCGAAGGGCCGCTACTGAGTTGGTAAGCTCGTCTTTTTTATTCCATGACTCGTCACCGCATTTCTCCGAACGGCCCTGAATTCTCCCGCCTCATCTATGGCACCTGGCGCATCCTCGATGATGCAGATGCCGCCAACAAGACGCCGCAGGCACTGCTGAGCCGATTCAAAGCCTGTGCGGACATGGGTATCACCACGCTGGACACGGCGGAGATTTACGGCCTGTACCATGTCGAGGAGGCGATCGGCGGCGCATTGAAGCTCGACGGCGCTTTCCGCGACCAGATCGAGATCGTCACGAAGTGCGGCATCTACGTGCCCTGCGATTTTCACCCCGAGCGCAAAACGGCGCACTACAACCTCACCGCCGCACGCATCGTGAAGAGCTGTGAGAAATCCCTGCGCCTCATGGGCATCGACCATATCGACCTGCTGCTCGTGCATCGCCCGGATTGGCTCACCAGTGCGGATGAGACTGCCGCGGGCCTGAATCAACTGCTCAAAGCCGGTAAAATCCGCTCCGCAGGTGTCTCGAACTACAATGTGCATCAATTCGAGCTGCTGAACGCACGCATGGACCAGCCGCTGGTGACGAATCAGGTCGAATTCAGCCTCCTGCACATGGACCCCATCTACGACGGCGTTTTTGATCAATGTCAGCGCCAGCGCATCCTGCCCATGGCTTGGTCCC
The Verrucomicrobiaceae bacterium DNA segment above includes these coding regions:
- a CDS encoding putative toxin-antitoxin system toxin component, PIN family, producing MTAVVDTNVVLQALNQRHPFAVILHAWYAGRFIWAFSTDILMEYQEVVIRQSGTARWQVLERLLDLASVHRGNTRLVSPSFFFRTISADRDDDKFADCAIAAEADCIITADHHFDVLIGSGYKPQPLTPEEFIRQIRNQKSEI
- the menB gene encoding 1,4-dihydroxy-2-naphthoyl-CoA synthase yields the protein MWTPIKTFTDIKLEKTSDGIAKITINRPEVRNAFRPLTVRELLEAFDIVHEDRDVGVIILCGEGPLAFCSGGDQKVRGEAGYVGDDGVPRLNILDVQRKIRTLPKPVVAMVAGYAIGGGHVLHVVCDLSIAADNAKFGQTGPKVGSFDGGLGSSYLARIVGQKKAREIWYLCRQYDAQQALDMGLVNKVVPLAELESETLQWCREMLQHSPMALRCLKACLNADCDGQMGLLDLAGNATLLYYMSEEAQEGKKAFVEKRKPDFSKFPRYP
- a CDS encoding ATP-binding protein, which encodes MPVIYPNPTLPPVLPPFVNRQEELGILDAFTERRGSQFIVVYGRRRIGKTALLMHWLGGRPERRLRGFYWVAHRSTPEILLRGFSEALAACTGVAGKLSFASWEEALGQMFALAREEPLVACIDEFPYLLESVPGLASLVQKVWDQQKAGSQLRLVLSGSQYHMMHEQFFTPRQPLYGRATASLLLQEVAAAHLPLFLPNYSPVQIVETFSVLGGVPKYLEMWDDSVPVQENIRELLLSPSTLFRHEALFLIQDEISEPRTYLAILEAIGGGLRTPVMISKFTGLAITHVGKYLHTLLALRLVRRVQSAEAPRAGQTRLSRYEICDPFLRFHFEFIHPHTGLVERNMITEHMALITPRLESYVGKTGYEELARRHVEKQTAQAQMPFQPDTIGRAWTPRCEVDVFALNRHDEAALFGECRWTTRKMDVPVLTELRAKADDFPRLKKWKKHFILFCRAGFTAELTRQAEKDGVTLVEGPLLSW
- a CDS encoding aldo/keto reductase, with translation MTRHRISPNGPEFSRLIYGTWRILDDADAANKTPQALLSRFKACADMGITTLDTAEIYGLYHVEEAIGGALKLDGAFRDQIEIVTKCGIYVPCDFHPERKTAHYNLTAARIVKSCEKSLRLMGIDHIDLLLVHRPDWLTSADETAAGLNQLLKAGKIRSAGVSNYNVHQFELLNARMDQPLVTNQVEFSLLHMDPIYDGVFDQCQRQRILPMAWSPLAKGDLMKHEGLLAKAAELSAKYGGATLDQLAYAWIMAHPSCPLPIIGTNKLERIQACVKSAGIQLEREDWYSLWVAAKGHGVP